The Pseudarthrobacter defluvii DNA window TTCGATACGCTCTATGGCATCGATCAAGCTATTGGCAACGCCCTGGGCGATGGCGGCAGACCGTACAGGAGAGGAATCGCTGGCCTCAATATTGATCAAGACCGTATTGACGTCTGTTGTGCCCTTAACGGACTTAGAAAGTTCATCCGCTGTGACCCCCAACCCGAGACTGTCAATGACCGGCTGAAGGACGATCGGCGAATTAACTGCCTTCACATAGGACTGAACTCGAGCTTGGCTGAAAGTGTTGCCTTGCTGCAGCTCCTGCACAGAACCTGAGTTTTGGATTGCTACGAACAGTTGCGTCTCAGCCGTATAAGTGGGTTTGGTCGCAAGGGAAATCCCGGCTCCGACTAGGAGGCCGACCAGCGTGCAGCCGACGATCAAAAGCCAGTTACGGCTAAAAATGCGCAAGTAATCGCGTAGGTCCACCCGGGTCCCCCTGTGTAAGTTCCTGGCAACGCGCCAGGCCGGCTGCCCATCTGGCAAACCGGAGTGTTTCGTCCAGTCTACCGGCCATTGCTGACGAGCCTTTTCCGAGCACCTCGGGCGACGCTATGCCGAGGTGGTAGGGCCTGGAGCGTTAACCGAGACGGTCGCAGAGTGTCTAAACCTCAAGGTTGACCAGCCTGTCATTGATCGAGGCCACGTGCTGGCGGGCGTCACAGGTTATTGGACGGCGCGGGATGCTCCTAAGATAGCCCCATGAAAATCTTGGTAACCGGGGGCGCCGGATTCATAGGATCACACACGGTTCTGACCCTTCTCGAAGAAGGCCACGAAGTTACCGTGATTGACAATTTGATCAACTCGGCGGTGGATTCCCTCGAGCGGGTTGAAGGGTTGACAGGAAAAAAGATCAACTTTTGCGAGGGCGACCTTCTGGACTATGGAAGGCTCCGCGCCCTTTTCGATCAGGAAGAATTTGATTCGGTCGTTCACTTTGCCGGACTCAAGGCTGTGGGCGAGTCTGCCGAGGAGCCGCTACGGTACTACCGAAATAACGTAGTCGGCACGCTCAATCTGCTTGAGTGTATGGCCGACGCTGGTGTCTATTCGCTGGTCTTCAGCTCTTCTGCGACTGTTTACGGAGCCTCAGAGAATGTGCCTTTGATCGAGGGTACGCCGCTTGGTGCTATCAACCCATATGGCCGGACCAAACAGCAGATCGAAGACATTCTTACAGACCTAAGTGCAGCCGACCCTCGATGGAGGGTCGCTGTGTTGCGCTATTTTAATCCCGTAGGAGCTCACGAGTCGGGTCGAATCGGAGAAGACCCTAAGGGTACGCCGAACAATCTCCTCCCGTATGTAGCTCAAGTTGCTGCTGGTAGGAGAGATAAGGTCACAGTCTTCGGTAGCGATTACAACACGGAAGACGGCACAGGCGTACGAGATTATATCCACGTCATGGATCTTGCGGCCGGACATATCGCTGCCCTGAATTTCATCGCAAACAAGAATGGCATTTTTAGATGGAACTTAGGCACGGGTAGGGGGTCCTCAGTTCTTGAGGTTGTTTCTGCTTTCCAGAAGGCGAGCGGG harbors:
- the galE gene encoding UDP-glucose 4-epimerase GalE, which gives rise to MKILVTGGAGFIGSHTVLTLLEEGHEVTVIDNLINSAVDSLERVEGLTGKKINFCEGDLLDYGRLRALFDQEEFDSVVHFAGLKAVGESAEEPLRYYRNNVVGTLNLLECMADAGVYSLVFSSSATVYGASENVPLIEGTPLGAINPYGRTKQQIEDILTDLSAADPRWRVAVLRYFNPVGAHESGRIGEDPKGTPNNLLPYVAQVAAGRRDKVTVFGSDYNTEDGTGVRDYIHVMDLAAGHIAALNFIANKNGIFRWNLGTGRGSSVLEVVSAFQKASGRPIPYEVGPRRSGDAAVSYADPSAALVDLGWRARRDLSQMCSDHWAWQEANPFGYTHQAGS